The Niveispirillum cyanobacteriorum genome segment CGTGAGCGCCGCCCCCGGGCCGAACGCCTGAACGAGATTTCAGGTTCTCCGCCACGTGTGTCGACAGGCAGGGTGAAGCGATATGCCAGCTAATCGCAATGATAAGGGGGCTCGCCGCAGTCTGCCGCTCGAACTGTTGGAGAGGCTTCGGGACCTGGATCGGGATGTTTCCCTCAAGGAAGCGCTGGCCCTGCTCTATGTCGCCGAGAATGACGGTATCAGCCTGAGCGAACTTCGCTGGATAATGCGGGACACGCCATCCACGGTATCACGCATCATTTGCCGTTTGGGGGCTGGCCTGGACGGGAAGGCCGGGTTGTATCTCATTGAGCAAAGTACTTGGGCGCATGATGCCAGGGTAAGGTGCCTGCACCTTACCCAGACAGCACAACTGTTGCTGGATAGCGTCTGGCAGCAGGCAGGAGCCAGCCTCTGGTGGAACGGCAACGATAGGCCGCCCAAAGTCGCCGACCGTTCAGCAGGCTGACAGCGTTCCATGTCTTGCGCCCGTTCAGACGCAAGTGCCACGACCCTTGGTCAGAAGCGCAGGAAGGCCCCGAGATCGCGGGCCGTGCCACGCAGGACCGGCAGGATTGTTCCGACTAAGGCTTCGTGCGGATATCGGATGGCCGCCACACCCAGGGCGGCCTCCACCTTGTTACCGGGACCAAAGATAGGCACGGCGATGGAGGTCAGGCCTTCTTCGAACTCGCTATCGGAGATCGAATAGCCGGTGGTGCGCACCTGCTCCAGCACATCGTCCAATGCTGCGCGGTCGGTGACCGTGCGGCTGGTATGGGCAACCAGATCGGCACCCGCTAGATGACGTTCCAGTTCGTCTGCCGGCAGGTGCGCAAGAATGCACCGCCCCAGCGAGGTGCAATAGGCCGGAATCCGGCTTCCCACCGACAGGGACGCAGAAACCATGCGCCGGCTGGCAGAGCGGGCGACGAATGTCACATACCCTTCGTCCAGGACGGCTATGGAACAGCTCTCATTTACCTGATTGCCGATCCGGTCCAGCGTCTCCTGTGCCATCGTGGCCAGCGAGTTGGACGACAGGTAGGCCTGGCCAAGGGCCAGCGTCTTGGGCAGCAGTTGGAATGACCGCCCCTCTGACCGCACATAGCCCAGCTTCTCCAGCGTGTTCACCAGCCGCGCGACCGATCCGCGTGAAAGGCCGGTAATACGGCTGATGTCGGAAATGCTGAGATGCTTGCGGGAGCCGGCGAAGGCCAGCAGCACGTTCAGCCCACGGGCCAGCGACACAACGAAATTCGGATCATCCTCATAGGTCTCTTGCAGTTCCTCCGGGGTGTTCCCCGGCGTGGCCCCAGCCTGGCGACGTGCCATCCCTGTCTTCTCCTTGTCGTACGGCTGCCAACGCCGCCGTGCCCGAAAGTGTCGGACGCCGTCGGTGGCGTCAACTGCCGCTGCTGCCGATCCAGTCTTAGCTGAACTTTTCGTTTGACAACAGGTCTGGTGTGATCAATCATTCGCATATCGGACAAACGTCCGCGCAGCGGACAAAATAAAGTCAGCTCAACAAGCAAGGCGACAGGGGAGGAGCGGGTTTCGGGACATCAGGTCCCCGGCCGTCTCCATACGGATTTCTGGTTCTCGTTATCGCGTGCCAGCGGCGGTCCCCCGTCGCGGCATGCCCATCCATGGCCGCCCGGCGGGTTCAGCCCGCGACAGAGGCTTGGCCGGACAGCGAATAGGGGGTTTCTTTGTCCTACATCGGTACGGATATCGGCGGCACTTTCACGGACCTGGTCCTGTTGTCGGACGATGGCGACATCCGCATCTTCAAGGCGTTGACGACGCCGGAGGATCGGACCAAAGGCGTGTTGAACGCCATGAATCTGGCAGCGGAGGCGCTGGGGATCGCGCCGGCGGAACTGGTCGCCCGGCTGCAATATTTCTCCCACGGCACCACGGCTGCCACCAATGCCTTCATCGAGCGCAAGGGCGCACGGACCGGTTTACTGACCACCCGCGGGTTCGAGGATACGCTGCGCATCCAGCGTGCGATGGGTGGCTGGGTCGGCATGGCGGCGCATGAAATCTCGCATTTCTCCGTCCGCCGTTTACCCGATCCCATAGTCCCCCGCGCCCTGACCGAAGGGATCGTGGAGCGCGTGGATTACAAGGGCGAGATCATCGTCCCGCTGGATGAAGATGCGGCCCGCGCCAGCATCCGCAAACTGGTGGCTGATGGCGTGGAATCCATCGCCATCAGCCTGCTCTGGTCCTTCCGCAACATGGCGCACGAACGCCGCTTGGCGGAACTGGTGGCGGAGGAAGCGCCCGGCGTCTTCGTCACCACCTCATCCTCGCTGGTGCCTATCATCGGTGAGTATGAACGGGCATCGACGACTGCTATCAACGCCTATCTGGGTCCCGTCATTCATCGCTATATCAATGGCTTGGAGCGTGCGATCCGCGGACACGGGTTCGAGGGGCCCATCTCAATCATGGAATCCGGCGGCGGCGTCCTGCCGGCATCGGAGGCGGCCTTCCAGGCGGCGAACCTGCTGACCTCGGGTCCCGCCGGCGGCGTGCTGGCGTCGCAGAAGCTGGGAGAACTGCTGGGCTTCCCCAATGTGCTGACGGCGGACATGGGCGGTACCAGCTTCGACGTGGGCCTGATCGTCAACGGCCAGCCGCTGCTGGAGACGGTGCGTGAGGAAGGGCGGTTCCATGTCGCCCTGCCATCGATCAAGGTCACGGCCATCGGTGCCGGTGGCGGGTCCATCGCCCGTGTCTGCGACGGTCACATGACGGTCGGTCCGGAGAGTGCGGGCTCCACCCCAGGTCCCGCCTGCTACGGTCGTGGCGGCGTTGAGCCGACCATCACCGACGCCGACGTGGTGCTGGGCATCATCGATCCCAAGTACTTCCTGGGCGGCAAGATGCGGCTGGATGTCGAGGCGGCGCACAAGGCGGTGCGCGAGCATGTGGCCGAACCGCTGGGCATGGGTGTGGCCGAAGCCGCCTCCGGTATTCGCGAGGTGGCCAACAACCAGATGGCCGATCTGCTGCGCCGCGTCACCCTGCGCGCCGGTTATGATCCGCGCGATTTCGTGCTGATGGCCTATGGCGGGGCGGGTGCCACCCATGCCCACCAGTTCGCCGAAGCCGCCGGCATCGCCACCATCATCGTCCCCAATACCGGCCCGGCCCATTCCGCCTATGGCACCGTCACCGGCGACCGCCATCGGTCCTTCTCGCTCGCCATCGGCCAGCATGCCCCGGCCCGGTTTCGCCGTGCGTCCGACCATGTCGATATCGCCAAGATCAATGACAGCCTGAACGGTCTGGCCGCCCGCTGTGTCGAGGCGCTGGGCGATGGTGTGACGATCAAGCGCTTCATCGGCATGCGCTTCCGCCAACAGGTACACGAGATCAGCGTGGCCGTGCCCGATGGTGCCCTGGATGCCGCCGGCATCGACGCCCTGGTCGACCGGTTCGAGGAACAGTATGAGCGGGTCTATGGCAAGAACACGGCCCTGCGCATTTCCGGCGTGGAATTCTCGGTGGTCCGGGTCGAAGGCACGTCGCCGGTGATCAAGCCGGTGCCGCGTAAGGTCGATGGCAGCAACCGCACCAACAAGCCCATCGATGCCCGGGAGGTATATTTCTACGGCAAGGGATTCCTGACCGCCGCCATCTACCGCAGCGAGGATATCGGCCCCGGCCAGCCTGTTGCCGGCCCCTGCATCATTGAGCGCCCGGACACCACCATCGTCGTCGGCCCCGCCCAGACAGCGGAGATGGAGCCCTACGGCAACATCATTATCCGCACGTCGCAGACCGTCTGACATCCAATTATTGGGGACCAAACCCATGGACGTTGTTTTCAATTACGAAACCCAGGATGTCGACCCGATCACCTTCGAGGTGATCCGCCACCGGCTCCTGTCCATCACCGACGAGCAGGCAGCTACCCTGGCCGCCGTTTCCGGCTCCACCCTGGTGAACGAGGCGACGGACTTCAATACCGGCCTCTACCGCGCCTTTGGCGAAGTGGTGACCATGGGTCGCACCGTTACTTTCCATGCCGCATCGCTGTCCTTGATGGTTAAGCATGTGATCGAGGATTGCGCGGAGAACCCGGGCATCAATCCCGGCGACATGTTCATCGTGAATCATCCACACAAGGGGGCGCTGCACTGCCCCGATATCGGCATCCTGGCCCCGATCTTCGTGGGTGATAAGCGCATCGGCTGGACCGGGGCGTGCGCTCATCAGTTGGATGTCGGCGGCATGGTGCCGGGCAGCTTCGCCTCCATGGCCAAGGATATCCGACAGGAAGGCATCCTGATCCCGCCCGTGAAGCTGGTGGACCGAGGCGAACTGCGCGCTGACGTCCTGAACTTCATCACCGGCATGTCGCGCCTGCCCATCAATGTCAGCCTGGACCTGAAGGGCCTGATGGCCGCCTGCAATACCGGCGTGAAGGGCGTGCTGGATACGGTGGCCAAGTATGGGGTCGACACGGTCCTGACCGTCATGGACGGAATGATGGACCTGTCGGAAGCCAAGATGCGCAAGCGCCTGCATGAACTGCCTGACGGCGTGTTCCGTGCCCAGGCCTTCCTGGACCATGACGGGTTCGAGAACAAGATCTACAAGATCCATGTCGAGCTGCGTAAACAGGGCGACCGCATCACCTTCGACTATACCGGTTCCGACGATCAGGCGCCGGGCTTCGTGAATGCCACCCGCACCGGTCTGCTGGCCGGCATCTATGCCGGCATCCTGCCGCTGATCGCCTTCGATCTGCCCTGGAATGACGGGCTGCTGCGCCCGCTGGAAGTGCTGTCGCGTGAAGGCTCCGTCGTCTCCTGCAAGTTCCCCGCTCCCTGCTCACAAGGGCCTCTGGGTGCCATGTGGCTGGTTGAGGTGACGACGACGGAGGCGATGTCCAAGCTGCTGGCCAGCCATCCAGACTATGTACGCGAGGCGCAGGCCGCCCCGGCCAGCGGCCCTGACCTGTTCCATATCCATGGCAAGAACCAATATGGCGAGCCGGCGACCGCGCCCATCCTGGAGGTGATGCTGTCGGGCGGCGGCGCCTATGCCCATCGCGACGGCATCACCGTGTCGGGCCAGCGCAACATCACCGCTGGTCGCGCGCCGAACGTGGAGGCGACGGAGCTTAAGCTGCCCGTGCTCTATATGTACCGGCGCATCATCACCGACAGTTCCGGTCCTGGTCGCAATGCCGGCGGACAGGCGGCGGGGGCGGCGTTCGTCCTGCATGATGTGCACGAGGTGGAATCCCTGGTCGCCTGCCATGGCTATCAATCGCCGACCTCTCGCGGGCTGTTCGGCGGCTATCCCAGCGGTTGCAACCATCGCCGTCTGCTGCGCAATTCTAACATCCGCGATTTGATGCAAGGCGGGGTGTTCCCCGACAGCATGAACGGGCTGGTGGGGGAAGAGACAACCTTCACCGCAAAGCCGCCGGAATTCGAATTTGCCCATGACGATGTGTATGAGTGCAACCCGACCGCCGGTGGCGGCTGGGGCGACCCGATCGGACGCGAGCCGGAACTGGTGGCCCGTGATGTGATGGGTGGCGCCTTCTCCGTCGCTTCAGCGGAACGCATCTTCGGCGTTGTCGTCACCGCATCGGGTACTGTTGACGAGGCGGCAACGGCGGCCCGCCGCGACGCCATCCGTCAGGACCGCCTGTCCTGGCCCGTGACCCGCCGGTTGCAACATGCACCGCACGTTCATGGCAACGCCGAAGCCGTGGCCATCGTTGGCGATGTCGCCCGTATCCTGAAACTCACCGATGGCCGCAGCTACTTTGTCTGCAATTGCGGCCATGTCATCGCGCCGGCTGATGAGAATTGGAAGGACTATGCCGCCCATGCCCCGGCAACGGCAGAGGATCTTGGCCCCCGCGTCCGTATCCATGCTGATCTGGAGGTGGTGCGCCATGCCTGTCCCGGCTGCGGCACGCTCTTGGATGTGGAGGTGAAGCGGCGCGGCGAGGACAGCCTGTTCGATATCGAAATCGCAGCTTGAGGGGAGGGGTGATGAGCCATCCGACTTACCCCGTCACCGCCCGCTGGGTGACTTTCCCCAATGGCGGCGACCTGATCCGGGGCTATCTGGCAGAGCCTGAGGGCACAGGCCCCTGGGGAGCCATTGTCACGGCCCCGGAAAATCTGGGCGTTACCGAGCATCGTCAGGCGGAGACACGCCGTCTGGCCGCCGAGGGCTTCGTGGTCCTGTCCGTCGATCCCTACAGCCGGATCGGCGGTCGCCCGCCCCAGGATTACACCACACCGGAGGAACGCCGCAGCAAGGCGTTCCTGGCCGCCAAGGATGAGACGGCGGTTCCCGACATGCAGGCCGGGTTCGACTTCTTGGCGGGCCTGCCCAATATCGATCCGGCCCGTATCGGCACCCTGGGTTACTGCCTGGGCGGCGGCACCTCGCTGGCCTGGGCGGCGCGTCCCAACAAGCTGGCCTGCGCTGTCATCCTCTACGCCCTGCCCATCCTGCCGGCTGCCTATTCCCCGGACGGCAAGGAACGCTCCCGCCTGACCCTGGCGCCGAACATACAGTGCCCGTTGCAATTGCATTTCGGCACGAATGACGAAGCGATACCCCTGGAGCAGACCGAAGCGCTGCGGGCGGCACTGCTGGCGCAGAGCCCCCAGCCGGTGGATTTCCACCTCTATGAGGGGGCGCGTCACGCCTACATGGACAGCACCCTGGAACGCTACTCACCGGAGGCGG includes the following:
- a CDS encoding hydantoinase/oxoprolinase family protein; this translates as MSYIGTDIGGTFTDLVLLSDDGDIRIFKALTTPEDRTKGVLNAMNLAAEALGIAPAELVARLQYFSHGTTAATNAFIERKGARTGLLTTRGFEDTLRIQRAMGGWVGMAAHEISHFSVRRLPDPIVPRALTEGIVERVDYKGEIIVPLDEDAARASIRKLVADGVESIAISLLWSFRNMAHERRLAELVAEEAPGVFVTTSSSLVPIIGEYERASTTAINAYLGPVIHRYINGLERAIRGHGFEGPISIMESGGGVLPASEAAFQAANLLTSGPAGGVLASQKLGELLGFPNVLTADMGGTSFDVGLIVNGQPLLETVREEGRFHVALPSIKVTAIGAGGGSIARVCDGHMTVGPESAGSTPGPACYGRGGVEPTITDADVVLGIIDPKYFLGGKMRLDVEAAHKAVREHVAEPLGMGVAEAASGIREVANNQMADLLRRVTLRAGYDPRDFVLMAYGGAGATHAHQFAEAAGIATIIVPNTGPAHSAYGTVTGDRHRSFSLAIGQHAPARFRRASDHVDIAKINDSLNGLAARCVEALGDGVTIKRFIGMRFRQQVHEISVAVPDGALDAAGIDALVDRFEEQYERVYGKNTALRISGVEFSVVRVEGTSPVIKPVPRKVDGSNRTNKPIDAREVYFYGKGFLTAAIYRSEDIGPGQPVAGPCIIERPDTTIVVGPAQTAEMEPYGNIIIRTSQTV
- a CDS encoding hydantoinase B/oxoprolinase family protein, coding for MDVVFNYETQDVDPITFEVIRHRLLSITDEQAATLAAVSGSTLVNEATDFNTGLYRAFGEVVTMGRTVTFHAASLSLMVKHVIEDCAENPGINPGDMFIVNHPHKGALHCPDIGILAPIFVGDKRIGWTGACAHQLDVGGMVPGSFASMAKDIRQEGILIPPVKLVDRGELRADVLNFITGMSRLPINVSLDLKGLMAACNTGVKGVLDTVAKYGVDTVLTVMDGMMDLSEAKMRKRLHELPDGVFRAQAFLDHDGFENKIYKIHVELRKQGDRITFDYTGSDDQAPGFVNATRTGLLAGIYAGILPLIAFDLPWNDGLLRPLEVLSREGSVVSCKFPAPCSQGPLGAMWLVEVTTTEAMSKLLASHPDYVREAQAAPASGPDLFHIHGKNQYGEPATAPILEVMLSGGGAYAHRDGITVSGQRNITAGRAPNVEATELKLPVLYMYRRIITDSSGPGRNAGGQAAGAAFVLHDVHEVESLVACHGYQSPTSRGLFGGYPSGCNHRRLLRNSNIRDLMQGGVFPDSMNGLVGEETTFTAKPPEFEFAHDDVYECNPTAGGGWGDPIGREPELVARDVMGGAFSVASAERIFGVVVTASGTVDEAATAARRDAIRQDRLSWPVTRRLQHAPHVHGNAEAVAIVGDVARILKLTDGRSYFVCNCGHVIAPADENWKDYAAHAPATAEDLGPRVRIHADLEVVRHACPGCGTLLDVEVKRRGEDSLFDIEIAA
- a CDS encoding dienelactone hydrolase family protein; the protein is MSHPTYPVTARWVTFPNGGDLIRGYLAEPEGTGPWGAIVTAPENLGVTEHRQAETRRLAAEGFVVLSVDPYSRIGGRPPQDYTTPEERRSKAFLAAKDETAVPDMQAGFDFLAGLPNIDPARIGTLGYCLGGGTSLAWAARPNKLACAVILYALPILPAAYSPDGKERSRLTLAPNIQCPLQLHFGTNDEAIPLEQTEALRAALLAQSPQPVDFHLYEGARHAYMDSTLERYSPEAAALTFQRFVAFFHQHLG
- a CDS encoding IclR family transcriptional regulator domain-containing protein, yielding MARRQAGATPGNTPEELQETYEDDPNFVVSLARGLNVLLAFAGSRKHLSISDISRITGLSRGSVARLVNTLEKLGYVRSEGRSFQLLPKTLALGQAYLSSNSLATMAQETLDRIGNQVNESCSIAVLDEGYVTFVARSASRRMVSASLSVGSRIPAYCTSLGRCILAHLPADELERHLAGADLVAHTSRTVTDRAALDDVLEQVRTTGYSISDSEFEEGLTSIAVPIFGPGNKVEAALGVAAIRYPHEALVGTILPVLRGTARDLGAFLRF